The proteins below come from a single bacterium genomic window:
- the amrS gene encoding AmmeMemoRadiSam system radical SAM enzyme, with protein sequence MEEARFYEKRPDQKVQCYLCSHRCLIQPGRIGVCGVRRNIDGTLYSLVYGKAIADQVDPIEKKPFFHFYPGSRSFSIATVGCNFRCLNCQNFSISQVANEGGQIIGRGLHPEEIVESAMINRCESIAYTYTEPTIFLEYVLDTAQLARRRGIKNVLVTNGYITPEALRAAYSLIDAANIDLKGFNEQRHLKMCGARLAPVLDSIRLYHELGIWIEVTTLVIPHHNDSPEELNEIAHFLVDIDPAIPWHVTMFCPAYKLTDVPRTPKETLHKAREIGLKAGLRYVYTGNIPGDEGENTYCYQCGIPLIKRKGFFLKDNIVKDAHCPSCGAAIDGVGLG encoded by the coding sequence ATGGAAGAGGCCAGATTCTATGAAAAAAGGCCGGACCAGAAAGTCCAATGCTACCTGTGCAGCCACCGGTGCCTGATTCAGCCGGGGAGGATCGGGGTGTGCGGGGTGCGAAGAAACATTGATGGCACACTGTATAGCCTGGTATATGGGAAAGCAATTGCCGACCAGGTAGATCCAATTGAAAAAAAACCATTTTTCCATTTTTACCCTGGCAGCCGGAGTTTTTCCATAGCTACGGTGGGCTGCAATTTCCGCTGTCTGAATTGCCAGAATTTTTCGATCTCGCAGGTAGCCAATGAAGGCGGTCAGATTATCGGCAGGGGCCTTCATCCTGAGGAGATCGTCGAATCAGCCATGATCAACCGCTGCGAAAGCATTGCCTACACCTATACGGAACCGACCATCTTTCTGGAGTATGTACTGGATACCGCTCAGCTGGCCAGACGCAGGGGAATCAAAAACGTCCTGGTAACCAATGGCTACATTACCCCGGAGGCCCTGCGGGCGGCCTACTCCCTGATCGATGCCGCCAATATTGACCTGAAAGGCTTCAACGAACAGCGGCACCTCAAGATGTGCGGGGCACGGCTTGCGCCGGTACTGGATTCCATCCGGTTATACCACGAGCTGGGAATCTGGATTGAAGTCACCACCCTGGTTATTCCTCATCATAACGATTCTCCTGAGGAGCTGAATGAAATCGCTCATTTTCTGGTGGACATTGACCCGGCCATTCCCTGGCATGTAACCATGTTTTGTCCAGCCTATAAATTGACCGATGTGCCAAGAACGCCGAAGGAGACGCTCCACAAGGCCAGGGAAATCGGCCTGAAGGCCGGACTGCGGTATGTCTATACCGGAAACATACCGGGAGATGAGGGGGAGAATACCTATTGCTACCAGTGCGGGATTCCACTGATCAAACGAAAGGGCTTCTTTCTGAAGGATAATATCGTCAAGGATGCCCACTGTCCTTCCTGTGGTGCTGCAATCGATGGAGTCGGCCTTGGATAA
- a CDS encoding sigma-54 dependent transcriptional regulator codes for MKKKKRVLVIDDEEIPRGYFKSLLGDEGYTVITAEDGDEGLRLFTQEIFDLVLLDLQLPGSMDGMQVLRRLKIMQPDVVVVMISGHGTADIAVQAVKTGAEDFISKPFPRPAEILLRIEKVLEHQKIVRENAILQGQLALQLENSAMIGTSAKIQEALDLIRRVAPSDISILLTGENGTGKELAAREIYKNSRRAGKKFLRVNCGAFPQEILETILFGCVPNAPFTSAPPQGCKGLFEEADGGTLLLDEIAEASPSFQVKLLRVLQEGEFQRVGGHETLYCDVRIICATNKDLSRAVEDGKFREDLHYRINAVTIKLPPLRERKEDIPVLAHSFLKKFVEKEKKKVIGISTEAMKLMMDFHWPGNVRQLENIIRRGVALCEGDTIDVSCLPDEIRATRHYEIDNTDIFTQTYKKAKETFEKSYLEDLLKACNGDKKMMARISGLDLTTIFRKLRKYNIEVAGNGNRIRNHELADRENESLY; via the coding sequence ATGAAGAAGAAGAAGAGAGTACTGGTTATCGATGATGAGGAAATCCCCCGGGGGTATTTTAAAAGTCTTTTAGGTGATGAAGGCTATACAGTAATAACCGCTGAAGATGGAGATGAGGGTTTAAGGCTCTTTACTCAGGAGATATTCGATCTGGTACTCCTTGACCTGCAACTGCCTGGCAGCATGGATGGGATGCAGGTCCTGCGGCGGCTGAAAATAATGCAGCCGGATGTAGTGGTAGTCATGATCAGCGGACACGGGACTGCGGATATTGCGGTCCAGGCAGTAAAGACGGGGGCTGAAGATTTTATCTCCAAGCCTTTCCCTCGACCTGCGGAAATCCTCCTGCGCATCGAGAAGGTCCTGGAACATCAAAAAATCGTAAGAGAAAATGCTATTCTCCAGGGGCAACTGGCCCTCCAGCTTGAAAACAGTGCCATGATCGGCACCTCTGCCAAGATTCAGGAAGCCCTTGACCTTATCAGGAGGGTCGCTCCGAGTGATATCAGTATCCTGCTGACAGGAGAAAACGGAACTGGTAAGGAACTGGCTGCCAGGGAGATTTACAAAAATAGCCGCCGCGCTGGCAAGAAATTCCTCCGCGTCAATTGTGGTGCGTTCCCGCAGGAAATCCTGGAAACCATCCTGTTTGGCTGCGTACCTAATGCACCGTTTACCAGTGCTCCGCCGCAAGGATGTAAGGGACTCTTTGAGGAGGCGGACGGCGGGACTCTCCTGCTGGATGAAATCGCGGAGGCATCCCCGAGCTTTCAGGTAAAATTGCTCAGGGTTCTCCAGGAAGGCGAGTTTCAAAGAGTGGGCGGGCATGAGACGCTGTATTGTGATGTGCGGATTATCTGCGCTACCAATAAGGACCTTTCCAGGGCTGTGGAGGATGGAAAGTTCCGGGAAGATCTTCACTACCGGATCAATGCAGTCACCATCAAATTACCTCCCCTCAGGGAGAGGAAAGAGGATATCCCTGTTTTGGCGCACTCCTTTTTGAAAAAGTTTGTCGAGAAAGAGAAGAAAAAAGTTATCGGCATCTCCACTGAAGCCATGAAACTGATGATGGATTTCCACTGGCCTGGAAATGTCCGCCAGCTCGAAAATATAATCCGGCGGGGGGTCGCCCTTTGTGAGGGAGATACGATTGATGTATCCTGTCTCCCTGATGAAATTCGCGCCACGCGTCACTATGAAATTGATAACACTGACATTTTTACCCAAACCTACAAAAAAGCCAAAGAAACCTTTGAAAAGAGCTACCTGGAAGACCTCCTGAAGGCCTGTAACGGCGACAAAAAAATGATGGCCAGGATATCAGGATTAGACCTTACGACTATCTTCCGGAAGCTCAGAAAATACAATATCGAAGTCGCTGGTAATGGCAACCGGATCAGGAATCATGAGCTTGCAGACCGGGAGAATGAGTCTTTATACTGA
- a CDS encoding response regulator translates to MKRKDKILLIDDDGFTQGFFKNLLGDEGYGVTIAGDGDEGIRLFTQEIFGLVLLDLKIPGSMDGMQVLRRLKTMQPETVIIMISGHGASDVAVEAVKRGAEDFISKPFDSPEEILLRIEKALEHRDIRRELDSVRAQLEELQAPGMIDTSVRMQEVFKIFKEAAQADNSEICPLNYRAAKEMFEKFYLKNLLRACGGNITTTTARTSGLGRATLIRKLKKFQIEKSPL, encoded by the coding sequence ATGAAAAGAAAGGATAAGATACTGCTTATTGATGATGATGGATTCACTCAGGGATTCTTTAAAAATCTTCTCGGTGATGAGGGATATGGAGTAACCATTGCTGGTGATGGAGATGAGGGTATTCGGCTCTTTACTCAGGAAATATTCGGTCTGGTGCTCCTTGACTTGAAAATACCCGGCAGTATGGATGGGATGCAGGTCCTGCGGCGGCTGAAAACCATGCAGCCGGAGACGGTGATAATCATGATCAGCGGGCACGGGGCCTCGGACGTTGCGGTCGAGGCAGTAAAGAGGGGGGCTGAAGATTTCATCTCCAAACCCTTTGACAGCCCTGAGGAGATCCTTCTGCGCATCGAGAAGGCCCTGGAACATCGGGACATCCGCAGGGAGCTTGACTCCGTGCGCGCACAGCTAGAAGAGCTCCAGGCCCCTGGAATGATCGATACATCTGTCAGAATGCAGGAGGTCTTTAAGATTTTCAAAGAGGCAGCACAAGCCGATAACAGTGAGATTTGCCCATTAAATTATCGGGCTGCCAAAGAAATGTTTGAAAAGTTTTATCTGAAAAACCTCCTGCGGGCATGCGGCGGCAATATTACTACCACCACGGCCAGGACATCAGGATTAGGCCGTGCGACTCTCATCCGAAAGCTGAAAAAGTTTCAGATTGAAAAATCGCCACTCTAA